A window of Candidatus Peribacteraceae bacterium genomic DNA:
CCGTTTCTTTCAGTCATAGGGGTGAATGGATACTGTTGGTTGTAAGGGGGAATGAAGATATGGAAGCAATAGAAATACATTGAGTTTATGCCTTTCCGAGCGCAAATTGACAAAAACATACAACACGATAAAGTATAAAAGTGTTTCAGGAATCTACGTTGTTCTTTCTTGTACGAGGAGGTCCGCCATGAATTCGTGTGTCCTCGATTGCCATCCCAATCAATTGCAGACTGCGTTATCTACATGGTTAACAGAGCATCCGAAGGTCACTATCGTTCATGCTCAGCAAACTGTGTATAACTGCAAGGGGATCGAAAGAGTCCTCTTCACCATTATTTACACATAGAGCCTGCATAAACCTGAAGCCTGCCGCAGCTCACGCTGCGGCATTTTCTTTGATCACAAAAAAGCGGGGAACGTTCCCCGCTTGCAAGATCTCCAAGAGACGATTATTGGGAGCTTACGGATGAACTGCTGGAGGAGGAGCTCACACTGCTGCTCACGGAAGAACCGGAGCTGGCGGAACTCACGCTGCTCGAGGAGGAGCTGCCGGAGCTGGGTTGGAGCTTTTGCCATTTCTGTTCCAGTTTGATGCTCCTCGCTTTGGCCTGCTCTTCCAGATGGCGCTTCTGATTCTCGTATTTCTGGTTCACATGTTCCAGCTTCTTCTCGAATACCTGCGTGTTGGTCACCTTCTTCACTTCCAACTTCTTCAGTGCGGCGGCCTTGCGGGCTTCGATCTTCTGCTTTGCCTGCTCCCTCTTCCATTCCAGGAGGAGTTTCTTCTGTTTTGCGAGGCAGACCTTCTTGGCACCGGCACCCTTCACCACGGCGCATGCTTGCAACTTGGGTCTGACGATGCGCGAGGAGACGGAGGATGCAGAAGATGCAGAGGATGCAGAGGAGACAGACGAGGAGCTGCTTGTCACCGAGCTGGAGCTGCTCGATGAGGAGGAAGAGGACTCTTCCGCCAGGGCGGTGGATGCTACGGAGCCGGCAAGCACCAACACGGTGAACAGGGAAACGAATGTCTTCATACGGAGAGGTGGGAAGGTACGTATGTATGGTACGCAAGCTCGCCAGGAATCCAATTGCGGTGCACCCCCGGTCACCTTCTCGTATATCCTTGCCCTGTCATCTCTTGTAGATGGCGGTGACGCTCTGTCCACTTTCAACGTGTTGTATCACCCAGGCGAGCAGGGGGGCGATGGGGAGGATGCGCAAGCCCGGGAAGGCTTTGGGATCCAGCGGCATGCTGTCCGTGACCACCGTTTCCGTAAAGGCGGCTTGACGCAGGCGTTCCACCGCGGGACCGGACAATACGGCGTGGGTGGCGGCTGCGTACATCTCTTCCCGCGCCCCATTCTCCCTGAGCAGTTTCTTGGCGGAGACCAAGGTGCCTGCCGTATCGATCAAATCGTCGTACAGGATGCACGTCTTGTCCTTGATATCCCCCACGATCTCGTGGATTTCCGCAGTCTGGTGCGCGGGACGGGTCTTGTGGAGGATGGCCAGTTCCGCCCCCAGGGTATCCGCGAACTTCTTGGCGCGCTTGGCGCCTCCCACGTCCGGCGCCACCACCACGGGATCCGGAAGATTCTTTTCCTTGAAGTACTTGGTGAAGATGGGGCGGGAGGAGAGGGCGTCCGCGGGCACGGAGAAGAAGCCCTGGATCTGGTCGCTGTGGAGTTCCAGGGTCATCACGTGGTCCGCGCCCGCTTCCTCCAGCAGGTGCGCGATGAGCTTGGCGGAGATGGGTTCCCGAGGTTCCGTCACGCGGTCTTGGCGCGCGTACGGGAAGTGGGGGAGAACCACGTGCACGGTGTGCGCGAAGCTGAGCTTGGCGGCCTGGCACATGAGCAGCAGTTCCATGATGTCCTCATTGGGGCGGTGCGTGGCCGTCTGCAGCAGGTACACGTCCTGTCCGCGGACGGATTCCTCGAACTTGACGTAGTTCTCGCCGCAGCTGAACTTCTTGAGCGCGATCTTCCCGAGCGGGATGCCCAATTCCCGGGCGAGGGCGTTGGCGAGGGCCGGGTGTGAGGATCCGCTGAAGAGGTGCATGGTTGTGGAAGGAGTGACGAATGGGATCGTACCATAGGAGCCCTCTCCCCGCCCTCTCCCATTGGGAGAGGGGGACGAGGAAACTGTGAACTGCCTTGGGGATGCATACGGGGGAGTATCCTGTAGGATATTGGTACCTTTGTTCTATGCACGCACGGTTCTCCACCACGCTCCATCTGCCGGTCGTCGACGACGACGTGGTGGAGGAATTGGGGCGCATCAACGGCGTGCTCATCCATCCGGATACGGGAAAGGTGGAGGGGTTCTTCCTGCGCACACACGGCTTCTTCCGCCGCCAGAACTTGTTCCTGGCGACGGAGGACATTCAGCGGTGGGGGTTACGCATCACGGTGCGGGGACCGGAAGTTCTTGCGCCCGTGGAGGAGCGCGTGCGGTTGCAGACGCTCCTGGAGGAAGGGCGCTACGTTCTGGGACAGCGTGTGGTGACGGAAACGGGCCGCACGCTGGGACGGTGTGCCGACGTGCAGTTTGAG
This region includes:
- a CDS encoding ribose-phosphate pyrophosphokinase encodes the protein MHLFSGSSHPALANALARELGIPLGKIALKKFSCGENYVKFEESVRGQDVYLLQTATHRPNEDIMELLLMCQAAKLSFAHTVHVVLPHFPYARQDRVTEPREPISAKLIAHLLEEAGADHVMTLELHSDQIQGFFSVPADALSSRPIFTKYFKEKNLPDPVVVAPDVGGAKRAKKFADTLGAELAILHKTRPAHQTAEIHEIVGDIKDKTCILYDDLIDTAGTLVSAKKLLRENGAREEMYAAATHAVLSGPAVERLRQAAFTETVVTDSMPLDPKAFPGLRILPIAPLLAWVIQHVESGQSVTAIYKR
- a CDS encoding PRC-barrel domain-containing protein, translated to MHARFSTTLHLPVVDDDVVEELGRINGVLIHPDTGKVEGFFLRTHGFFRRQNLFLATEDIQRWGLRITVRGPEVLAPVEERVRLQTLLEEGRYVLGQRVVTETGRTLGRCADVQFETEFFMVEWLLIRKFWRWRTSLPLSQILEVRKDAVVVRDPLSPVPEKAKEEKSPMLQVPEAA